DNA sequence from the Uloborus diversus isolate 005 chromosome 1, Udiv.v.3.1, whole genome shotgun sequence genome:
gatttcctcggcagtccgtcacgtcaaaaaacgggatggacgggacgggtggccgataagtgaactgccCTTTCACTCATATTCATAATCCTGCGCGTCCACGTTGACCTCGACCCTGTCCACGACCTGCTCTTCCAGCTCCTTCATCTGAGTCTCGTCCAGCATCACGTACTGCTGGAAGAGTTCCTTCATGGACGTGGATGCGGCGGCCATCTCCTCCTTCTCGTCCAGGATCTCTTTCTCGTCTACGTCGATGAGGTGTTCGATGCTCGGGACGGGCGTCGGTTCGTCTCTCTTGCGACGGCCCGTGAACTGCGGCTGCGCCTGCCGCACTTGCTGCGAGGAATACAATGCATGTACTTACACCTTAAACAAACAATGTTATACAGTATACTCTGAATTTTCCGGGTACGAGtgccgcggataaaccgcaaaaataTTACAATGAAACCCAAATAAGAAAAAGATGGTTCTTCTTCAAGAACTTAGCAGTATTGTTGCgtaataggggagactggggatacttgatccctagggatacatgatcccatagccaaaaatgtaccaaaatcattaagtagagactTGAAatctgacaattatattaaagttatacttttacataaaaaatggcaacatttttttttcagtcattttgttttaactcaagaaatgatcgtctgaatgtgtcaggggaaactttttttaggaaaaaattccgaagtttaattatccgttaaatacaacttctaaaaaaatccgaagtgtaatgttaaagtatagacagtctttaataattgagacatatttttagtaaattgtcACTTATTGTTAATAATGTAACAAGTATGTGTAAAAACGCTTATTAGGGATACTtcatcccttcgtttagagggatacatgatcccagggatcaagtatccatatgacaatataaacacaatgaaaacaatataaatgttgtttacttagttgacagtaactttaaacatttaaaaccatGTTCACATAATAAAATGtcatagtatgagtgatagattGAAACATTCACTGCAATAAATATGCTAAATAATTACAATATCAGTttgcacttgtaacccacataacacctcaaacatctaaaaataaactaactctactgatgaattatgttctgatcagccaaataaGCTTGAACAAGTTGGAATAGatgtcaaatccttgtttgaatgaaaaaaaaagattttgctataCTTAGatttacaacaacaaaaaatgagttgcccattatgtagacctattagcggatagaatgctgGATtcctagagtttgaaataagttttcaaaagcgaagaggtaatatgcttaatcaatctatttttcctgaaaagttgacaaaatgtgttaaaatgcACACATTCAGTTCGGTTGAGCAGAagtttaagaactacaacaaacgaattgtttgcatttgatttttcaggttttgaaaacatgtgctaggctttcttttattttttataagtacactgatacttacatttttcttccttcttttttaaaagtaattcaattgaTAAACTCTTAAtgttattattgcaagacaaaaagcaaataagttgatttttgtccttgtcatcctatttttttttttctttgttggaaTTTtcgcttcattacgctacttaaaaaatggttagttctatttataaaatttattttttacaactgtattggataataagtaattgatcaaaagcatcataagttcattaaagttgtgtatattgtttttacaaatgtcctagtggaatttaaaacaatgttattttgtgttcacattattttaatctaataaagaaaattagaaatactgttattttttagaaacattaagtagaaaactaaatttcataaataagttgctgatctaatgaaaagtctatgtattttctcagtgggatcaggTATCTCCCATGAAGAAATCATGTATCCCTTGTTaaggggatacatgatccctttatgaaagtattgaaaaaaactactttaccaaaactatctgtttaatttcaactaaaaaaatagtgTCAGATAGAGGGAAAAATTACGTTTGTtcacgtaaattaaaaaaaaaaaaaaccctaataatctagtcggaaactaggggcccaagCCTTGGGGGTAGGGACggtgacactgacgcaaaaaaaaaaaaaaaaaaagaggggagggaaacactccgaataagagaaaaggtaaagattaagtaaaatttaatcttttggTATTTCTGTTGTCATTGTGGAGCTTAAAATAGAGTTACAGTAAACTGATTATTGGCGGGCGGTTTATCCGcgattcggattatccgcgggtctttttaatatttttttaacggtcattGAATGCTTTCTTAACTGattgattgtgttattgttcgtttttagcttttacatatgtatattttttacattgaatgttagtagatggaatgtagcaatgtttttagcaaagatttaaatgtatgtgtgtgagtgttattcatattttttagctattgtatacagtactagtattcggattatccgcggtttttgcttatccgcggttaccatgccacccaAGTCCGCGGGTGGAtgggataatcgggagtttactgtatttgttttttagtaagcagttttgattcccccccccctttttttctttttcccttttcttctttcccccttttttcatATTTCCTCCcttatatcttctttttttttccttatgggGGGTGGGAGGGGCCCGGCTTGGCTCTCTGTGGCCCTGATCAATGCAACCCTggccaaagctaaggcagaattgcaaatGAGAAACAAGCATCCCCCTTGCCTTCAAATCTTCCCCTGCAAAACTGCAGCTATCCACAGAATTAATCGTCCTCGTTGGGAacgagcttagtcaatctggacgggccgtgatcGAACTGAAGcagatatatttatttattacgcTTAATAAGTCTTTAAACCggtaactaaaaatatatttcagaacaatgaaaagtctgcattcgtgctaaccagtagcaattcaggaaacctttttgcaaagatactgatttcacggggaaatagatgaaaactcGTGAAAcctcgaaacgttacacggaactAATCAGCGacgctttggattttttttagtatgtatCTATTCTTCAGACTTTGTATCTGTTCTTTGGCTgaagaaaatataagaaaaacatattaattgAATGTATATTCCGAAAGTATTTTTTATGGAATATACAGTCGACTCGCCCTACAACACGATTCGACTTGCGTGAAACGCCTTTAgcgcgagtttttctcgagtaatGATTTTTAGAGAAAACACTAATTCATCGCCCgtaaacacgaaaattttccgaagggaatcgtgGGGCTTAAGTATTGACTTCGTTATTGCCCTATTGATTTTGTGAATGAACTTTTCCTTGAGCACGAATAAAACGGGAAATTCTCCAcaccgcacagtggggcgaaaacggcTAAAAGCGctaataaatgtcattttttcctatatccaaccaattgaggattaataaactCGCACAGGCTTACCTCTTAGgtaatcagaactggaattttagagcccttcgttcactacaaagctgaagggagcctttagaaagtggAAGAACcctgagtgcgggaatttacaaaaattgcttttaagcagtctacaatttgttttttttttattaaaggcgGGTACATATAATTTCTCTCGTGCCCAACGATAAtaataggacaaaaaaaaaataagtaactaaattctcaaaccgaaaatcggttttgatcagcgccgaaaacttttgaatttaaagtttttttttcaaaacactctacaaaaaaatgtcgtcttatgtcctcttagaaattcaTATTAACTAATCATAAATGGTTTGTAAAAAGACCCTAAAaaagaattagctgcgtaaatcTGCGAACTTTGAACCCTGAGACCAAACAATTTGAGAAAACTCCATTATAACATGCATGTGTGAACAAACAAGCGAGAggggtttaaaaacatttttaagcgctttttggcgttttcgctccACTGTGCACCGTCaagtctaaacatcgctttgttagtttAGACAAATACCTTCTCTCAGCATAgctatcatttattttcatcatcCTAAACATGAAGttgattaaatataatttctgTGCCTCAGAACCAGAAAGATATAAGtcactttatgataatttaacaggagagaggaaaaacgttttttttggggggggggcgtatGCAAAAGATAGGACGCGGGCTCTTTTAACGCTGGTAAAAATTGAGaaggatattattattattttttttttttttaagaattacgtttaTATGGTTGGTTGCAGAACAGGCTTCTACATACCATGCACTAATGAACGCAAAGTCGCAAAATTTTGAACTTGCGTCAGTCTGACTCTAAGGTACAGATTTCACCTTAGTACGCCATTTATCTAAAgttaaagaaaatggaaaaaaaaagaacgtttctggcaataaaagaaaaagtaaggattttttatgtgcttaaaaaactaaaatgagcGTCAAATAGAATTAccgtatctactgtacagtactttTACAGTggtgcattttattattgctacatactgttTCATTTCATGCTTCCTTTTGGTTTTGTGCAtagtaacagtattttatgttgaatagcagctttttttctaatacagtaaaaattcagctctttatatAAAAAATGGTTATTCCGAAATGGGTAAAAGAGTTTGAGGTGCGTTTACAAAGGTTTAAAATAAttaggtatatttttttaaaatgtattcccTCTTCCAATTTTGATCTACGCGAGGGGTCTTTTAACGCATCCCTCGCTTAAGTTGAGACTCGACTATGTACAGATTAAAACGTTACTAATACATATATTTCCAggttaaatttttaacaatatactaaaataatttttttatgccaGTTTTCGGCTTAAAAGTATATTAAAGCATaaactataaattaaaaacaattacttAAAAAACCATAGAATGTACTGTCAGACCGCAGATTGTACGGAAAAGGCaaatatccggtttacaggcggaaatggacgcatctattagttttcagggatatcAGCTTTTGCTGATGAATCATAGCCTCTacattaagcagagtctcattcaaatgagcgaaaCGCGCACATCCAAAAGttttacttttccctctcattcagatagactcgtctcaACAGGAcgcttgccaattccatacaatccgtggttggactgtatttatattttaagtatttacttGTAGACAGTTAGATATGATGCATACGGCTTCAGTTGATGTGATGTTACTAAGAAGAGCAGACGTCtgtaaaagagaaacaaaaatatttaattacctCAAAACCTCAGTTATATCAAGTTGCGTATATTAAACTAGAGATATATCAttataatttgaaaatcatcGCAAAAATGCTTTTACAATATCGCATAGTGCCGATCACCCAACATGCATTTAAGAATGATCTTTCGTGTTACTGGTGTGAAAGATAATTTTATGTTATTAAGTATAGTAATGGTTACATCGGGCACACAAGAGGGTACTAccaagtatttgaaaaaaaaaaacatttacatattCATATTTTTCGGCACGATGAGAAAAACATTACCTGTTTTGTTTCTGCAGCTTGGGGTAAAAACAAccaatgtcaaaaatattaatttaaaaattaattttcagctctaaatcttatataattaaaaactgagcgtatctatttATGTCCCTATCTATGCCCGAGTTACTTCTCTCGAACGCCAGTGAAATGACCATCGAATcaagtatcgatagattcgtaattttttcttcctcatgtttggttatttaacataatcctccaataattTTTCGCGgagatattgattaaaaacaaTTCGCAACCCCattaaactatagggggcgctgcagccactgtctaatggcgaatgaaaaaggtaacttgtgacttgctttgacgcttagtgaatgaccgtaatttttcatcgtatttgtgggaagctttcttttctattcttttgaaattacattacaccacaaactgtctgaagcctgtaatttaccccaaagaaaacacgtggagtggactgttttaccttttttggtagcattgttaatcaccacaaggtagcgtattcgagctctttAGTTGTGAATTAACTATGATGCTTAGacttcgacataaaatccctatttttcgaaggcattcaatcaaattattattcagtgatccatctcaactttccgtaacaacacttttattaaattttatagcgtgaagaaaattattgagacgaaagatctgttgccatttcttttctcgaatatgaacaagtaaaattctggtttttgttttaaagacttttcctgcaatcgggagattaaaaatgtttcttatttgattattttcccgaaatctgccgcaaaatgttactgatttttttttttttttttttggttcaagcctgattgttgaacacgcgtcacttgacacaacttttattttcgtggtagaccgtgcaaagccgggcagtGCAGCTAGTAAAAATACTAATTGTTGAAAAATCAAAGATTATTAGTGCGTTATTGGCACGACCTAACATAGTGAACAGATGAACCTCCACCTCGGGATGCATTAAAGGAAAgcgtaacaaaataaaataaattgaaatctatgtctcttttttttaagttaaactgCTATTTACCACGCAAAAAAACATCTTATTTTCTGATTTGATACAACATAACTGTGGTTCAGAATATTGCAAAGAGCTTAGATTATACACTCATGAAAATTTGAAACAGAATTTTGCAGAGGAAAATAGATCAttcaaaagcaatattttctAGCCCACTGGAATCGAACCTATGATCTTCGTAGGATGCTTCAGCCAACTGAGCTAATAAGACCTCTCTCTCGGGCtgctaaaatcaaaataaaaatgcttaataaaaaaaatcgaattttacgAGAAAAATCTCCACGATGTGAaacgtttgtttatttttcaccgGAAGCGGAAAAACGATCTTTAAAATGATCCCTTTCTTATGAAGTTGGATGAATTAGTAAGGAAGTTATGGGGCATCCTcctccccaccaaaaaaaaaaaaaaacatagaagtAACATATATGACATTACTAGAGCGCTGCATCACAAAGGTTGTTGTTACAACGAATCGTTTACTAGCTACTTCCTAAACAGATTTATATCCGAAAATAAATTTGGTCAAAATCTGATATAAGTTGTGCTTGCTCCAAGCATGGCCACACATGATTCTTACGGGCCTGGACAATTTATGACGTTTTTGTGTTAAACCTATGTAACTAGTTAAGGTGATCTGCtcttgaaattctcgaaaaatgTGAAACTTCATGGGTCGCCCATTTTTactgcaagaggcgctgaacccaACCATGTATATCCAATCAATGGACATTTTGATTGTAAGAATGGAAAACAGGGATTgtctgtagcgccctctttgttgccatgaatttcagtgattgtcacggcctataaacGTAAGCGAATCAAGTGCGGCCATGCTCCCAGTTACAAATGATTTTATACAGCAGATTATAGTAGTTCATTGTAAAAATATGTGATAAATAAAAATGATCTAATATGCCAAAGGAAATGCTTCCGAACAGTTTACCTAAAACTTTCTTTGAAACCcgtcacttttttgttttttctcataaaaataaaggaaatctCAACCTTTTAAATCTTTCGCTTCGAAGACTAATTTATCCGCTCGGAGCAACAGAAGACTGGAGGATAGAATCCAACTTAATTATGAAGTGTTTAAAAAGGATCATTTTTTGATATCCAATCTTTCAGTTGGGAAAGTCCGGAGCAAATTAATTAATTCAGAAGTTTGAGGAGTTTGTTATTACTTTCTACAGTCCTGTCGCGTTCAATACTTTCGGATTAAAATTAATTCGTTGTTAAAAGCTGATAGAAACAGGAAATGATAAGCAAAGATTTAGGAAAGTTAGGATAgcgaaaaatgttttgaaactcgTTAGCATCAATTAGtatatcaacttttaaaaattagtaaataaaagtgaATAATACTGGGGTTTTGTAAATTTTTGGTAAGGAAAGATACTGTAAACcacttatattttttatacagATCTCAAAAGGGTCttcatttgtttttattgatttatttatataGTGTTTTCgcttatacatatttttttaactaacttcattttgaaaatgaacatttttttagtcaattttacaaaattattaattgaaatacataaattaaaatcttttaaataacaataaatagaCAAGTAAAAGTAGACTATGCATTGAATTATTTAtaacatttaatgcaaaattgaaattgaagaagtgatatttttagaaaatttgaaatgtccGTGAGAGCAAAAAGATTTTCTCCTAAAGTTACTTTTACTTCTCTTCAAtatgtaaagaaaattttttccaaaactcagattattgaagaaaaaaactacatatacattacttttttaattacCTTTCACATAAGTTCtacacttaaaataataatttttgctaTAAAGTTAGGAATAGTTTCCAAAAGCTCAGATTTTCATTGTCCATTGAATGATGTTCAAATCAAAGAATCTGAGTTCTAGAAAATGAATTCTAGTGTCTGAGAAAGTATTCAAATATacgaaaataattgcatttgtgCCTGAAAAATTAAAGCTTTCACAATCAAGGGTTTCAGGGTGgattttaagcgttttttttttttttttttaatttatttaatcatttttcttttctttttgacttCCTATGATCAGTAGTCCATTGCTCGTTGTTCCCAACAATTCCAAATTTTCCACCAATGCCGGTCTTTAGTTTTCGATTTTGTTATTCATATTAAATGTCGCTAAAAAGAAAcacgaaaaaaatcataatattttaaatgtcgcagggtaacagcaccagtaacagacatgcttaagatatcgctctcaggttaactcaattttctgagccttttaatgtatgtagactttttaaactatttttctctcgtgcaactacgtctcatctaacgtttggctgatTCTAGAtcttctgaattagttaattttgtttttagttgctcaatttcggaaaaaagtCCAatcccccagtaacagacatcgaCAATTCTGATGATGCCTAGTAagagataggatgaggaaagcatgagtaatggacagaattccccttttctcttcaaagcGCGCCCCAAACTCGAATACTGCAGTCTTATTTGAAATCCCTATTACAATAAATCTAAAACTCTTGAGCAGGTTCAATCCAAATTTGTTCATTACTTATGTTACAGAACTaataatcaaaaactttttcacttattcttactctcatttatgtaatatttataatgtttccactctaaaatcacgccgtgaacttttgcgtcttctttttttctacaagGTTCCATAAAATTTGATTGACTGCTCAGATATCATcaattcgatacaacttgctgtcGCAAGTAGGGCTCTTAGGagtcattcttcttttaaaaatacttttaccaGTCGaaactatgttgataatttttgtctttttaaattttacaaactctttaacattcattgtcatgATTTAGATATGTTTAACTTGTCATTCTTCAATGTTaagtctttaaattttaatattttaaatgcatagtttgttttaattgcttttttttatattgttgccactgtaactggattCTTTCTGCAGTGTGCAAtgctttttaataaataaataaataaataaatactgtgcaaaagttctttatttttagatctaaaaccttattgaatccaaatgaacatgaaacatcgGCAGATCTCGTGgaggctgttcataaccttccattACTGCCTTGTGAATACCATCTGACTCATAAAAGTCACCCTAACAGACTAGATGGTTGCATCGTATTCATATGTCGCAGCAACATTAGTTTTACCGCCTGAAATtcatattatttaaatccaaacttgcgaCTGTTTGTTACTGGACCCTCGTCTGTAACTGGTGCCGTTATAATATCATAATGTATGAAgcaatcatcaaaaaataaattatctatgCTGTAAAAAATGTGCCCAactgtaataataaataaaagataaaggtAAAAATACTATATCGAAAAACTGTTTATTTTAAAAcgtacagaataaaaaaaatctgaatgaatTCCTTTATATATCTTTTATATAAAAAGAATTCTTAAGcgattaaagttaaataaaactttaaaatgtacagaaatgaaataaaaagtgggGGAGACCGGGTCTAGTCGAAACAAGGGCTTTAATTTTTGAGTGTTTTGCTCAGAACTGAGTGTAATCGACTTAAGCCAGTTAAATCTATACTTACACGGGAAAACCTGTCCTATTTTCTAGAGACTTACTCTAAAGTCCTAAATCAGAAAGTCCAATAGTGcccaataataataagaagaagaagaagaagaataaaaaatattaatagtaataataatgatgacgatgataaaaaaataatgataataagaaTGATAACacataattattagaaaaaagtaaccctaataataaataatcataataacaaaaataatagaaagaaGTCGAAAAGTAATAATTACAATaacgaaggaaaagaaaaggaCATAACGGGCGAAACAGAACACTATTTTTACATGTTGAAAAAATTAGACGAAAATATTTATTACCCTACCCACGATTTCGAATATTAATTCTTCAATGGATTATGTAAATTACTATCTACTATtcacaaagcaaataaacagcCATGGCAATATAAAATCAATTGGCAGTATTGATTTCTTAAGGAAACTGCGAATTGGGGAGGTATTGTTTTTCTGAGAAAAGtgtctgagaaaaaaaaaatttttttcaaacttttctaaGAAACTCACGAATCTTCGATCTCAAATAAAAGGAAGGAAAGTCATGGGAGCatcaacaaaaatcaataaactatCGCTTCCTGAGATATTCATAAAACATTATGCTAGTAAATTCAGAATAATACATCGGAATGAATTGCCGTTACATCATCATTTGAATACAAATTTAATTgagtttaaaattctttaaaatgataatGCTGGAACCGAAGACTTTCTTAAATTCATTGGTCTCATATCAAAGATACTTAACTGCAAAAATTGGCATATTTAATTAGGTATTTTGTTTGActattgttaaattttgtatttgtttaatttatcttttttttttctttcctttgtcTAAAATTTTCCGTTTTCCGCGTTGGGATGaaaatttgagattttaaaactttgcatAAATTATTGTTGTAGGAACAAAATTTGCTCTAAATTTCATAGTGTTGAAGTGGGGAGCCTAAATGTATTAAACGCTAATAATTATTATCATAAGGCAGACgattataaaatatttctacttACCCTCCCGTTGCATCCTAAAACCTGCAAAGAATTTTAAAGTAGTAATGTATATTTTAaacacatgaaatatttatagacattttcatgcaaaaagaataaattctaaattgccttaaaattttttagtttagCTGAAGTAATTAAACACTTATTAGcgagtttttaaaacttgaacaaGCCAACAACATACAATATTCTGCTGTAAATTTAACTACTTTTGTATCATTGCTGTGGGGAatatattcaaacaaaaaatattaatgcatttttaatgctaaatacagcatttttttttcaaactattaaaaaCGTTTGCTTCTGAAACTAAAGAATTTTGCGATAAATTGAAGGAGAAGAAGATAAAGGATCAAAGCAAGAGCATTTAAATTAATTCAGTTTGGCAGCGCGTATGACAATGCCTCACATATAGTGAACGCAAGAAGAAGGATGCCATTTGCACCAAGTTCCCAAGAAATCAGGCTTCTGCTGATCCCATTCTTGACTGTATGGCACTGCCTGGTTTAGATTTTTATTCGGATCCTAATCCTGACTGTATGAGACTGTCTAAGTTAGATTATGCAATGTAATAGAAGACACACAGAAGGATCTTTATTTGGATCATTATTGACTGTATTCGGATCCTCTTCTTGTgttaagactttttttaaaatcaacaacCATTTTGGATCTTACATGACTTTTTCAGTTATTGTAGGATTAGTAACAACAACAGAAAttagaaaactgaaatttgtcCTTCAGGAGAAATTCTGAAAAAGTATTCTTCGTAACAGTATTCGTAAAAGTATTTCTTCATTTATCATTTAAACgcgacattttcaattttttctccagGAATAGTTAAAGCTTATAAATACAATAATGTCTTTCAGACACCTTACCGTAGCTGAGAACTGGTAAAAATCACAAAGTACGCAc
Encoded proteins:
- the LOC129219123 gene encoding uncharacterized protein LOC129219123; protein product: MTKEWKTPYSSTYPKATVIFFLFAFVGCFALLNNTKSRPLLKFCFNSRDQFVAAQCVLCDFYQFSATVLGCNGRTSALLSNITSTEAVCIISNCLQQVRQAQPQFTGRRKRDEPTPVPSIEHLIDVDEKEILDEKEEMAAASTSMKELFQQYVMLDETQMKELEEQVVDRVEVNVDAQDYEYE